A region of Halococcus sediminicola DNA encodes the following proteins:
- a CDS encoding phosphate signaling complex PhoU family protein, protein MVETRKVQRLGPSTLAMTLPAEWARAHGVEKGDEVSLRSGGKGTLTVLPESAQTEESRATIHAANMDASVLERAIVAQYVLGRRVIHVEVDEGTLDSSHINAVYNAETQLMGLGVIEETPERIAIRCSVDPEDFTLDNLLERLESTGSTMRDEAMKALALGNPDFAERALNRERQANKIFVLLLRLIFTAYQNPTLARAVGLDDGFPLIGYRSIAKNLELTADNAEDIATIAMESPGHTLDVDDATMRRIREFTDAVDEISELAVRAAVERDFGMTVEVRERFAEINDRESEILDDLPEMGNEALLRVREVLVSLAQTAQYAVRNAEIATNLALNEESVHTTIT, encoded by the coding sequence ATGGTCGAAACGCGAAAGGTCCAGCGGCTCGGTCCCTCGACGCTGGCGATGACGCTGCCCGCCGAGTGGGCGCGCGCACACGGCGTCGAGAAGGGCGACGAGGTGTCGCTGCGCTCGGGCGGGAAGGGTACTCTCACAGTGCTGCCCGAATCCGCTCAGACCGAGGAGTCACGGGCGACCATCCACGCCGCAAACATGGACGCGAGCGTGCTCGAACGCGCCATCGTCGCCCAGTACGTCCTCGGCCGTCGGGTCATCCACGTCGAGGTCGACGAGGGGACGCTCGACTCCTCGCACATCAACGCCGTCTACAACGCCGAAACCCAGTTGATGGGCCTCGGCGTCATCGAAGAAACTCCGGAGCGGATCGCCATCCGGTGTTCGGTCGATCCGGAGGACTTCACGCTCGACAACCTGCTCGAACGGCTCGAATCGACGGGTTCGACGATGCGCGACGAGGCGATGAAGGCGCTCGCGCTCGGCAACCCCGACTTCGCCGAGCGGGCGCTGAATCGCGAACGACAGGCGAACAAGATCTTCGTCCTCCTTCTGCGGCTGATCTTCACGGCCTACCAGAACCCCACCCTCGCGCGGGCGGTGGGTCTCGACGACGGCTTCCCGCTCATCGGCTACCGCTCGATCGCCAAGAACCTCGAACTCACCGCCGACAACGCCGAAGACATCGCCACGATCGCCATGGAGTCGCCGGGTCACACCCTCGACGTCGACGACGCGACGATGCGACGCATCAGGGAGTTCACCGACGCCGTCGACGAGATCTCCGAACTCGCGGTGCGGGCCGCCGTCGAGCGAGATTTCGGGATGACCGTCGAGGTGCGCGAGCGCTTCGCCGAGATCAACGACCGCGAGAGCGAGATCCTCGACGACCTGCCCGAGATGGGCAACGAGGCGCTGTTGCGGGTGCGCGAAGTGCTCGTCAGCCTCGCTCAAACGGCTCAGTACGCCGTCCGCAACGCCGAAATCGCCACGAACCTCGCGCTCAACGAGGAGTCGGTTCACACGACCATCACGTAG
- a CDS encoding helix-turn-helix domain-containing protein: protein MAKYSTGDSAGGGGSCELCGKTTDDLTAATVAGAELDLCPDCVPHGEGDRRSQRGGGGSGGGGSGGGGGSGGRERNSRQRAARNVAKLADSQTGDSSHWEREGTNYDRDQLPYLVSGYGDRARGAREKAGLSTEELAAELDADPQSLDAIEDGRAARADVGGSLVEALEDRLDVTLVDS, encoded by the coding sequence ATGGCAAAATACTCCACCGGCGATTCGGCGGGTGGTGGCGGGAGCTGTGAACTCTGTGGAAAGACGACCGACGACCTGACGGCGGCGACGGTCGCTGGGGCGGAACTCGATCTCTGCCCCGACTGCGTACCCCACGGTGAAGGGGATCGCCGGTCGCAGCGCGGGGGTGGCGGAAGCGGCGGAGGCGGAAGTGGTGGAGGCGGAGGTTCCGGCGGCCGCGAACGTAACAGCCGACAGCGGGCGGCCAGAAACGTCGCCAAACTCGCGGATTCCCAAACGGGTGATTCGAGCCACTGGGAGCGCGAGGGGACGAACTACGACCGCGACCAGTTGCCGTATCTCGTCTCGGGCTACGGCGACCGGGCACGGGGCGCGCGCGAGAAGGCGGGCCTCTCTACCGAAGAGCTGGCCGCGGAACTCGACGCCGACCCGCAGAGCCTCGACGCGATCGAGGACGGGCGGGCCGCCCGCGCCGATGTCGGTGGGTCGCTGGTCGAAGCGCTCGAAGACCGTCTCGACGTGACGCTCGTCGATTCCTGA
- a CDS encoding phosphoadenosine phosphosulfate reductase family protein: MSAQFPEYLNVDYDDGEGDDPEDYPTIEDKIEKAIAVTKQGLEQYDNPAVMWTGGKDSTLVLYFIKEVAERFDLETPPAIFIDHYQHFDEIHDFVEKWADEWDLDVRYARNEDIGSYVDEHGLEPGDDIDINDLSEHNQHHVRNILEYEEDTFPFLLDTYVGNHLLKTVALNDALEEYDVDGILSGIRWDEQEARANETFFSPRHDPDIYPPHDRVQPILQFEERDVWDAFWNFVVPETVENFPDEGYVPQSADDLPEGVSHEDIPISPKYFAGFRSLGSEISTEKSDEEPAWLQDLEGTTERAGRAQDKEDLMERLRDLGYM; this comes from the coding sequence ATGTCAGCTCAGTTCCCCGAGTACCTCAACGTCGATTACGACGACGGCGAGGGCGATGATCCCGAAGACTACCCGACCATCGAGGACAAAATCGAGAAGGCCATCGCCGTCACCAAGCAGGGTCTCGAACAGTACGACAACCCCGCGGTGATGTGGACCGGCGGTAAGGACTCGACGCTCGTGCTCTACTTCATCAAGGAAGTCGCCGAGCGCTTCGACCTCGAAACCCCGCCCGCCATCTTCATCGACCACTACCAGCACTTCGACGAGATCCACGACTTCGTCGAGAAATGGGCCGACGAGTGGGACCTCGACGTGCGCTACGCGCGCAACGAGGACATCGGTAGCTACGTCGACGAACACGGTCTCGAACCGGGCGACGACATCGACATCAACGATCTCTCGGAGCACAACCAACACCACGTCCGGAACATCCTCGAATACGAGGAGGACACATTCCCGTTCCTGCTCGACACCTACGTCGGCAACCACCTGCTCAAGACGGTGGCGCTCAACGACGCCCTCGAAGAGTACGACGTCGACGGCATTCTCTCGGGGATTCGCTGGGACGAACAGGAAGCGCGCGCCAACGAGACGTTCTTCAGCCCGCGCCACGACCCCGACATCTACCCGCCCCACGACCGCGTCCAGCCGATCCTCCAGTTCGAGGAGCGCGACGTCTGGGACGCCTTCTGGAACTTCGTCGTGCCCGAGACCGTCGAGAACTTCCCCGACGAGGGCTACGTGCCACAGAGCGCCGACGACCTTCCCGAGGGTGTTTCTCACGAGGATATCCCCATCAGCCCGAAGTACTTCGCCGGCTTCCGCTCGCTGGGTAGCGAGATAAGTACGGAAAAGTCCGACGAGGAACCCGCATGGCTGCAGGACCTCGAAGGCACGACCGAGCGCGCGGGCCGCGCCCAGGACAAAGAAGACCTGATGGAGCGCCTGCGCGACCTCGGCTACATGTAG
- a CDS encoding DUF5822 domain-containing protein yields the protein MPDPVETSDPEGVDYGWVMQVTFVLTIVVGAPVVAVLSTGTPLDSWNARVSFAVRVGAVVWILVALCVYGYARRTQTQ from the coding sequence GTGCCCGACCCAGTCGAGACCTCAGACCCAGAGGGCGTCGACTACGGCTGGGTGATGCAGGTCACGTTCGTCCTCACCATCGTCGTCGGCGCGCCCGTGGTCGCCGTCCTCTCGACGGGCACGCCGCTCGACTCGTGGAACGCGCGCGTCTCGTTTGCAGTGCGCGTCGGCGCGGTCGTCTGGATTCTCGTCGCACTCTGCGTCTACGGCTACGCACGCCGAACCCAGACTCAGTAG
- a CDS encoding PLP-dependent cysteine synthase family protein produces the protein MDDSVLDAIGSPLVRVDSPPGTTVAAKVESKNPGGSAKDRPAKAMVEAAEHEGLLEPGAHIVEPTSGNTGIGLAVVAAAKGYDLTVVMPASKSEERRNIMAAYGADLELVDGEMDSARERADELESQGMVQLRQFENPANARAHYETTAEEILEQIDGRSVDALVAAVGTGGTITGIGSRLREAFPEMEVVAVEPDTNAVLSTGEAGADDFEGMGPGFVSDVLDTDLLDTIETVSLDAAEDECRRLAEEEGILVGQSSGASNVVARRVADRLADDVSSGDTVDTDDPLVVTVFWDSGERYMSTGMFER, from the coding sequence ATGGACGACAGCGTGCTCGACGCCATTGGGTCGCCGCTGGTGCGAGTGGATTCGCCGCCGGGAACGACCGTCGCCGCGAAGGTCGAATCGAAGAACCCGGGCGGATCGGCGAAGGACCGGCCCGCGAAGGCGATGGTCGAGGCCGCAGAGCACGAGGGGCTCCTCGAACCGGGCGCACACATCGTGGAGCCGACCAGCGGCAACACGGGGATCGGACTCGCCGTGGTCGCGGCGGCGAAGGGCTACGACCTCACGGTCGTGATGCCCGCCTCGAAATCAGAGGAACGCAGGAACATCATGGCCGCCTACGGCGCGGACCTCGAACTCGTCGACGGGGAGATGGATAGCGCGAGAGAGCGCGCCGACGAGTTGGAAAGTCAGGGAATGGTCCAGCTCCGCCAGTTCGAGAACCCCGCGAACGCCCGCGCGCACTACGAGACGACCGCCGAGGAGATCCTGGAGCAGATCGACGGACGAAGCGTCGATGCGCTCGTCGCCGCGGTCGGTACCGGGGGAACGATCACCGGCATCGGCAGCCGGTTGCGCGAGGCGTTTCCCGAGATGGAGGTCGTGGCCGTCGAACCCGACACCAACGCCGTGCTCTCGACCGGCGAGGCGGGTGCGGACGACTTCGAGGGGATGGGACCAGGCTTCGTGAGCGACGTTCTCGATACCGACCTGCTCGATACGATCGAAACGGTGAGTCTCGACGCCGCCGAGGACGAGTGTCGACGACTCGCCGAGGAGGAGGGGATTCTGGTGGGCCAATCGAGCGGCGCGTCAAACGTCGTCGCCCGCCGGGTCGCCGACCGCCTCGCTGACGATGTCAGTAGTGGCGATACGGTCGATACCGACGACCCGCTCGTCGTGACCGTCTTCTGGGACAGCGGCGAGCGCTACATGTCGACGGGAATGTTCGAGCGGTAA
- a CDS encoding aldo/keto reductase, whose product MEYTTLGDTGMEVSRICLGCMGFGGDGGGEMFDWTVDEPEATEVIERAIDLGINFFDTANIYSYGESEEILGNALDGYDRDEQVVATKVHGQMRDDDPNSGGLSRKTIEQELDNSLDRLGMDTIDLYQIHRWDYDTPIDETLGALDDAVRRGMIRYIGASSMWARQFADALHTSDRESLERFVTMQNHYNFVYREEEREMLPLTDEEGVGVIPWSPLAGGYLARPHDQSDAMREMTAERYGSPQSEEINERTQEIADEKGVSMAQIGLAWLLHKDVTAPIYGTTSVEHLEDAVEALDIDLSDSDMEYLEEPYEPMAVLGHE is encoded by the coding sequence ATGGAATACACGACCCTCGGCGACACGGGCATGGAGGTCAGTCGGATCTGTCTCGGCTGTATGGGCTTCGGCGGGGACGGCGGCGGCGAGATGTTCGACTGGACCGTCGACGAACCCGAAGCTACCGAGGTCATCGAGCGCGCCATCGACCTGGGTATCAACTTCTTCGATACCGCGAACATCTATTCGTACGGCGAGAGCGAAGAAATCCTCGGCAACGCGCTCGACGGATACGACCGCGACGAACAGGTCGTCGCCACCAAAGTCCACGGCCAGATGCGCGACGACGACCCCAATTCTGGAGGACTCTCCCGGAAGACCATCGAACAGGAACTCGACAACTCGCTCGACAGGCTGGGAATGGACACCATCGACCTCTACCAGATTCACCGCTGGGATTACGATACGCCCATCGACGAGACCCTCGGCGCGCTCGACGACGCGGTGCGCCGCGGCATGATCAGATACATTGGTGCAAGTTCGATGTGGGCCCGTCAGTTCGCCGACGCGCTCCATACGAGCGACAGGGAGAGCCTCGAACGGTTCGTGACGATGCAAAATCATTATAATTTTGTCTATCGCGAGGAAGAACGCGAGATGCTGCCGCTCACAGACGAGGAAGGCGTCGGCGTCATCCCGTGGAGTCCGCTGGCGGGTGGCTATCTCGCCCGCCCGCACGACCAGAGCGACGCGATGCGCGAGATGACCGCCGAGCGCTACGGCTCGCCCCAGAGCGAGGAGATCAACGAGCGCACCCAAGAAATCGCCGACGAAAAGGGCGTCTCGATGGCCCAGATCGGTCTCGCGTGGCTACTCCACAAAGACGTCACCGCGCCGATATACGGCACGACGAGCGTCGAGCACTTGGAGGATGCCGTCGAGGCGCTCGACATCGACCTTTCGGACAGCGACATGGAGTACCTCGAAGAGCCCTACGAACCGATGGCCGTGCTCGGCCACGAGTAG
- a CDS encoding acyl-CoA dehydrogenase family protein produces the protein MDLTAEQRAIRDTVREFAREEIRPEAEAADREERFPEDVWDGLAELDMTGLTTPEEYGGFDADSLTYSIVNEELAGGMLAVATALSVHCLATSCIAEFGDEHHRERWLPEMVDGRPVGAFALSEPHAGSNPAAMSTEARRDGDEYVINGDKQWITNGERSGVIILFAKTDREDDRSITQFLVPKDTEGLEVGPREDKLGLRASDTTSLTFDDARIPAENRLTEEGRGLSAALSILTGGRIAIASQAVGLAQHALDESLAYSQEREQFGDSISEIQTIRHKLAEMRTKAQAARLLTRDAARRADGGEGYREAASMAKWFASESAVEVANEAVQIHGGYGYTTEGGVERLYRDAKITTIYEGTTDIQKNVIARELLD, from the coding sequence ATGGACCTCACCGCCGAACAGCGCGCGATTCGTGACACGGTGCGGGAGTTCGCCCGCGAGGAGATCCGACCGGAAGCCGAGGCGGCCGACCGCGAGGAGCGCTTTCCTGAGGACGTCTGGGACGGGCTCGCCGAACTGGACATGACGGGGTTGACGACGCCCGAAGAGTATGGCGGCTTCGATGCCGATTCGCTCACCTACAGCATCGTCAACGAGGAACTCGCCGGCGGAATGCTCGCCGTGGCGACGGCGCTGTCGGTCCACTGTCTCGCCACCTCCTGTATCGCCGAGTTCGGCGACGAACACCACCGCGAGCGCTGGCTGCCCGAGATGGTAGATGGCCGCCCAGTGGGCGCGTTCGCGCTCTCCGAGCCGCATGCCGGCTCGAACCCCGCCGCGATGAGCACCGAGGCACGGCGCGATGGCGACGAGTACGTCATCAACGGCGACAAACAGTGGATCACCAACGGCGAGCGCTCCGGAGTCATCATCCTCTTCGCGAAGACCGACCGCGAGGACGACCGAAGCATCACGCAGTTCCTCGTTCCGAAGGATACCGAAGGCTTGGAGGTCGGTCCCAGGGAGGACAAACTCGGCCTGCGCGCGAGCGACACGACGAGCCTGACCTTCGACGACGCACGGATTCCGGCCGAGAACCGACTGACTGAGGAGGGTCGAGGGCTGTCGGCGGCGCTGTCGATTCTGACTGGGGGACGCATTGCCATCGCCTCCCAAGCCGTGGGTCTCGCCCAGCACGCACTCGACGAGTCGCTCGCCTATTCCCAGGAGCGCGAGCAGTTCGGCGATTCTATCAGTGAGATTCAGACGATTCGCCACAAACTCGCCGAGATGCGGACGAAGGCGCAGGCCGCGCGGCTGCTGACGCGGGATGCGGCCCGGCGGGCCGACGGGGGCGAGGGGTACCGCGAGGCCGCGAGCATGGCGAAGTGGTTCGCCAGCGAGAGCGCCGTCGAGGTGGCCAACGAGGCCGTCCAGATCCACGGTGGCTACGGCTACACCACTGAGGGCGGTGTCGAGCGCCTCTACCGCGATGCGAAGATCACCACCATCTACGAGGGGACGACCGACATCCAGAAGAACGTCATCGCGCGCGAACTGCTCGACTAA
- a CDS encoding DUF7333 family protein gives MEFDLGKTVGAFVVLFAIIAIGTFMSPMASSTVMMVLGGLLVFGVLTLFIGIQHGEYRAMR, from the coding sequence ATGGAGTTCGACCTCGGAAAGACGGTCGGGGCGTTCGTGGTGCTGTTCGCCATCATCGCCATCGGCACGTTCATGAGTCCGATGGCGAGTAGCACCGTGATGATGGTGCTCGGCGGTCTGCTCGTCTTCGGCGTCCTCACACTGTTCATCGGCATCCAGCACGGCGAGTACCGCGCGATGCGATAG
- a CDS encoding HAD family hydrolase has product MTVTVPDDVEAVVYDLDGTLVRLTVDWQAVEADIAEVLQTEDVDPAGLDAWAMLDAAEGVGVESEVESLIAAAERDGAHESRRLAFADEIETRLPIGVCSLNCEEACRIALAKHDLDGVMQSVVGRDSVPERKPAPEPLLAAVEELGATPEHTLFVGDSAGDEEAAERAGTQFSYVGDGPTSY; this is encoded by the coding sequence ATGACCGTCACCGTCCCCGACGACGTCGAAGCCGTGGTCTACGACCTCGACGGCACGCTCGTGCGTCTCACCGTCGATTGGCAGGCCGTCGAGGCGGACATCGCCGAGGTCCTGCAAACCGAGGACGTCGACCCCGCCGGTCTCGATGCGTGGGCCATGCTCGACGCCGCCGAGGGAGTGGGTGTCGAGAGCGAGGTCGAGTCGCTCATTGCCGCGGCCGAGCGCGACGGCGCACACGAGTCGCGCCGACTGGCTTTCGCCGATGAGATCGAGACCCGCCTTCCAATTGGGGTCTGCTCGCTCAACTGCGAGGAGGCCTGTCGCATCGCGCTCGCAAAGCACGACCTCGACGGAGTGATGCAAAGCGTCGTCGGCCGCGATTCGGTTCCCGAGCGAAAGCCCGCGCCAGAACCGCTGCTGGCCGCCGTCGAGGAACTCGGCGCGACGCCCGAGCATACCCTTTTCGTCGGTGATTCGGCGGGCGACGAGGAGGCCGCAGAGCGTGCCGGCACGCAGTTTTCGTACGTTGGCGACGGGCCGACGAGCTACTGA
- a CDS encoding ATP-NAD kinase family protein, with amino-acid sequence MRRLGFVVNPIAGMGGRVGLKGTDGKVTEARERGAEPRAPERAREALESLTTHEDVELLAAGGAMGESVATAVGFECEVVTHPSEETSAEDTRDAVRAFAEAGVDLVLFVGGDGTAVDVAETLAEHGEEIPILGVPAGVKIYSSVFAVSPRAAGHIAATFERTATREVNDIDEDAYRSGEVHTELKALAAVPVAEEVQSSKQLSGGNVETLAAGVAADAEAGVTYVLGPGSTLGAIKRELGFDGTPLGVDVWRATDEGGELLVRDGSADEIDESLGEHNVVMVSPIGGQGFVFGRGNQQISPAVLRESEVEIVASRAKLDDIGVLRVDTGDSALDEDLRGWRQVRIGRVERRLLKVV; translated from the coding sequence ATGCGACGCCTCGGCTTCGTGGTGAATCCCATCGCCGGGATGGGCGGTCGCGTCGGACTGAAGGGTACCGATGGGAAGGTCACCGAGGCGCGCGAACGCGGGGCGGAACCGCGCGCACCCGAGCGCGCCCGCGAGGCACTCGAATCGCTGACCACCCACGAGGACGTCGAACTGCTCGCCGCGGGCGGCGCGATGGGCGAATCGGTCGCCACCGCGGTCGGTTTCGAGTGCGAGGTCGTCACCCATCCCTCCGAAGAGACGAGCGCCGAAGACACCCGCGACGCTGTTCGCGCGTTCGCGGAGGCGGGCGTCGACCTCGTGCTGTTCGTCGGTGGCGACGGCACCGCGGTCGACGTCGCCGAAACGCTCGCCGAACACGGTGAGGAGATACCGATATTGGGCGTGCCGGCCGGCGTGAAGATTTATTCCTCCGTCTTCGCGGTCTCGCCGCGCGCGGCCGGCCACATTGCGGCGACCTTCGAGCGCACCGCAACCCGCGAGGTCAACGACATCGACGAGGACGCCTACCGCTCGGGCGAGGTCCATACGGAGCTGAAGGCGCTCGCGGCGGTTCCCGTCGCCGAGGAGGTCCAATCGAGCAAGCAGCTCTCGGGCGGGAACGTCGAAACGCTCGCCGCGGGCGTCGCCGCCGACGCCGAGGCGGGCGTGACGTACGTGCTCGGACCCGGAAGCACGCTCGGCGCGATAAAACGCGAACTCGGGTTCGATGGCACACCACTCGGCGTCGACGTCTGGCGCGCTACGGACGAGGGTGGCGAACTGCTCGTCCGCGACGGCAGCGCCGACGAGATCGACGAGAGTCTCGGTGAGCACAACGTCGTGATGGTCTCGCCCATCGGCGGACAGGGGTTCGTCTTCGGGCGGGGCAACCAACAGATTTCCCCAGCCGTTCTCCGGGAAAGCGAAGTCGAAATCGTCGCCTCGCGGGCCAAACTCGACGATATCGGCGTGTTGCGAGTGGATACCGGCGACTCAGCCCTCGACGAGGACCTCCGTGGCTGGCGGCAGGTGCGCATCGGTCGCGTCGAGCGGCGGCTGCTGAAGGTCGTCTGA
- a CDS encoding aldo/keto reductase has product MSQEQFSPDSVERANGMPMLGLGTWENEDPEQCVESVRSALETGYRHVDTAQAYGNEESVGEGIAQADVPREEIFLATKVWTSNLNYDDVIHSTTESLDKLGVESVDLLYTHWPAEEYDPEDTLAAFAELKSQGKIDRIGVSNFEPEHLDKAREVLDEPIFANQVECHPLLPQQELREYCDDHDIELVAYSPLARGKVFEIDELSEIADKHDASEAQVSLAWLRAKGVTVIPKATSDDHIEDNWASLGVDLDDEDIETIDDIDERERQVDPDFAPW; this is encoded by the coding sequence ATGTCTCAAGAGCAGTTCAGTCCCGACAGCGTCGAGCGCGCGAACGGCATGCCGATGCTCGGTCTCGGCACGTGGGAGAACGAAGACCCCGAACAGTGCGTCGAGAGCGTCCGGAGCGCCCTCGAAACGGGCTATCGCCACGTCGACACCGCACAGGCCTACGGCAACGAGGAGAGCGTCGGCGAGGGCATCGCACAGGCCGACGTCCCGCGCGAGGAAATCTTCCTCGCCACGAAGGTCTGGACGTCGAACCTGAACTACGACGACGTGATTCACTCCACGACCGAGAGCCTCGACAAACTCGGCGTCGAGTCGGTGGACCTGCTCTACACCCACTGGCCGGCCGAGGAGTACGACCCCGAGGACACGCTGGCGGCCTTCGCCGAACTCAAAAGTCAGGGAAAAATCGACCGCATCGGCGTCTCGAACTTCGAGCCCGAACACCTCGACAAGGCTCGGGAAGTGCTCGACGAGCCGATCTTCGCCAATCAGGTCGAGTGTCATCCGTTGCTGCCCCAGCAGGAACTCCGCGAGTACTGCGACGACCACGACATCGAACTCGTCGCGTACTCGCCGCTCGCGCGCGGGAAGGTCTTCGAGATCGACGAACTCTCCGAAATCGCCGACAAACACGACGCCAGCGAGGCACAGGTCAGTCTCGCGTGGCTCCGCGCGAAGGGCGTCACCGTGATCCCGAAGGCCACGAGCGACGACCACATCGAAGACAACTGGGCCTCCCTTGGCGTCGACCTCGACGACGAGGACATCGAGACCATCGACGACATCGACGAGCGAGAACGGCAGGTCGACCCCGACTTCGCGCCGTGGTAA
- the panB gene encoding 3-methyl-2-oxobutanoate hydroxymethyltransferase — MPTTVGEFRPGDAPLTMLTAYDTPTAAACERAGVDAILVGDSMGNASLGYDSTLPVTVDEIASRTGAVARATDETLVIADMPFLSFGVDEAESIKNAGRMLKEAGAHAVKLESGPHTIELTERLANLGIPVMAHLGLTPQKVNQLGYARQGTSREAAEEIAALADAHEDAGAFALVLEHVPANLATQITDQLSIPTIGIGAGQDCDGQVLVANDVLGLGERIPPFAASFGDVRGEMERAISDYVGAVENDEFPADEHSHVEADLDDLY; from the coding sequence ATGCCAACGACAGTCGGTGAGTTCCGTCCCGGCGACGCGCCGCTGACGATGCTGACCGCCTACGACACGCCGACGGCGGCGGCCTGCGAGCGGGCGGGCGTCGACGCGATCCTCGTCGGCGACAGCATGGGCAACGCATCCCTCGGGTACGACTCGACGCTTCCCGTGACGGTAGACGAAATCGCCAGTCGGACTGGCGCGGTCGCGCGTGCGACCGACGAGACGCTCGTCATCGCGGACATGCCGTTCCTCAGTTTCGGCGTCGACGAAGCCGAGAGCATCAAAAACGCCGGACGGATGCTCAAGGAGGCAGGTGCACACGCCGTCAAACTCGAAAGTGGCCCGCATACTATCGAGTTGACCGAACGCCTCGCGAACCTCGGGATTCCCGTGATGGCCCACCTCGGACTCACTCCCCAGAAGGTCAACCAACTGGGCTACGCGCGGCAGGGAACCAGCCGTGAGGCCGCCGAGGAGATTGCGGCGCTTGCCGACGCCCACGAGGATGCTGGCGCGTTTGCGCTCGTGCTCGAACACGTGCCGGCGAACCTCGCCACCCAGATCACCGACCAGCTCTCGATTCCGACCATCGGCATCGGTGCGGGACAGGACTGTGACGGGCAGGTACTCGTCGCCAACGACGTGCTCGGACTCGGCGAGCGCATCCCGCCGTTTGCCGCATCCTTCGGTGACGTGCGCGGCGAGATGGAGCGCGCGATCTCGGACTACGTCGGAGCCGTCGAGAACGACGAGTTTCCGGCCGACGAACACAGCCACGTCGAAGCGGACCTCGACGACCTCTACTGA
- a CDS encoding competence/damage-inducible protein A — MRVALLSVGDELLAGDTVNTNATWLGTRLTERGADVERAVVVPDRIDEIAATISTLHDRYDAVLVTGGLGPTHDDLTMDAVARAFDRDLEESDEAVEWLEAHGGYERDDLAAGTTDLPSGARVLHNEAGVAPGCVVEGVYVFPGVPDEMKAMFESVAEEFSGTVNTVEFVYADEPESALLDRIKEVRERFDVSVGSYPGEHVRLKVQSAEQEEVAAAADWLREHVTLVEE, encoded by the coding sequence ATGCGCGTCGCGCTGCTGTCGGTCGGTGACGAACTGCTGGCCGGCGACACGGTGAACACCAACGCCACGTGGCTCGGCACGCGTCTCACCGAACGGGGCGCGGACGTCGAGCGCGCGGTCGTCGTCCCCGACCGTATCGACGAGATCGCCGCCACCATCTCGACCCTCCACGACCGCTACGACGCCGTGCTCGTGACTGGGGGTCTCGGTCCGACCCACGACGATTTGACGATGGACGCCGTCGCGCGGGCGTTCGACCGCGACCTCGAAGAAAGCGACGAGGCGGTCGAGTGGCTCGAAGCACACGGTGGCTACGAGCGCGACGACCTCGCGGCCGGCACGACCGATCTCCCGAGCGGGGCGCGTGTCCTCCACAACGAGGCGGGCGTCGCGCCTGGCTGCGTCGTCGAAGGGGTGTATGTGTTCCCGGGTGTGCCAGACGAGATGAAGGCGATGTTCGAATCGGTTGCCGAGGAGTTTTCAGGGACTGTCAACACCGTCGAGTTCGTCTACGCCGACGAACCCGAGAGCGCACTGCTCGACAGAATAAAAGAAGTCCGCGAGCGCTTCGACGTTTCTGTGGGGAGCTATCCCGGCGAGCACGTCCGTCTCAAGGTCCAGAGCGCGGAGCAAGAGGAGGTCGCGGCGGCGGCCGACTGGCTCAGAGAGCACGTCACGCTCGTCGAGGAGTAG